The Streptomyces achromogenes DNA segment GGCGTATTCGCGGTCGCGGGGGTCGGCGTTGTCGTCAGCGGCGACGGAGGGCCAGAACGCGAGGAATCCTTCGGCGAGGACCCGGCCGAGGAGCGCGGTGGTGGCGTTCTCGCGCATGCGGGTCATCTGGTCGCGGGAGACGTCGGAGGTGGCGTAGGCGGCGAACGCGGCGAAATCGGCGGGGCCGCCGGCACCGTGGTAGCGGCCGTCGAGGCTGATGACCAGGTTGGCGGTCACCTTGCGTCCGGTGGTCTGCTCGGTCATGTCGTGCTCCTTGTGTCAGGGTCGTGCTCGGTGAATTCGGTGGTGTGGGGAGCGGCTGCCACGAGGGCGGCGAGCCGGTCGAGGGACTGGCCGAAGCCGATCTCGATGCCGGCGACGAAGTCTGCGGACTCGACGGTGCTGTCGGTGATCCGGTAGAGGACTTCGAGGTCGGTGCCGTTTGTGGCAGGCCGGAGATCGAAGACGAGATGGCCGGTGAAGGCGAGGCCGCCGTCGGGCAGGAAGGGGGAGAGCCGGTAGGCCAGGCGTTCGGCGGGCCGGACCTCCTCGACGGCGCCCCGGGCGCGTCCGACGACCGCGGCGGAGTCGTCGGCGTCCTCGTCCTCCCGGTACTCCAGGACGATCCGCCCGCCCGGCCGGGCCTCGAACACGAGCTCCGAGACACGCAGGCCGTCCGGCGCCCACCAGCGAGCGGCCAGCGAGTCCTCGGTCAGGTGCCGCCAGACCGTATCGGGTCGCGCGGCCAGTGACCGCCGGAAGGCGAACGAGCGGCCGTCGGCCCAGCCGGGCTCCTGCGCTGCTGATCGTTCGGCGTCCAGGTCGAGCCCGTAGCGGTCGTAGGTCTCGCGCGTGCCGGCCTCGTCGGCGGCGTCGGCTAGCCGGTTGAGAGCCGTGGCGAGGTCTCGCAGAGGAATGGGCTGGAGGGCGTAGACGCGGCGCTGGCCGGTGCGCTGGGAGGTCACGACACCGGCACGCTCGAGGGCCTGCAGATGCTTGGTCGTCTGCGGCTGCCGCGCCCCGGCGAGCTGGGCCAGGACCCCGACCGAGCGGGGCCGCTCGGCCAGCAGTGCCACGAGCCGCCAGCGGGCCGGGTCGGCCAGCGCGGAGAGAAGTGCGTCCATGAGAAGAAGTATTCTCTACCTAGAATATTCGTGTCAAGGAATATTCTAGCCGCCGAGGCCCGAAAAAAAGAGGACCTGGCCGGTTCCTTGTAGTGGCAGGGCACCGTATACGGGTCACGGCCAACCGACGGCTGCGGAAGCGCCGTTCTTCCTTGCCGAGCCGCTTGAGCCGGCGGCGCGTGGCCCGGGGTCTACAGAGTGGTGTCCTCCCACGCTCCGGGCTGGTCGTAGATCTTCTGCAGCAGCTCGGCGAAGTCGTCGCTCTCCAGGAGCAGGCCGTTGTGTTGCAGCGGGATCCGCTTGCCGTTGATCAGCGCGGTGGGTTTACCGGGGCCTCGGGCTCCCGTGCTCCCCCGGCCCTCTCGTAGGCTTTCTGGGAGTCGGTAACGAAGCCGCGGTACTTCATGGACCTCACAGCCGCATCGAACTCCGGGCCGCCCAGACCCTTGACCTTGCCGGCCAGTTGAAGCAGGTAGGCATCCGTGTGGCCGTCGGTGCTCTCCTCGGGCTGGTTGGCGTAAAGCACCTCGTGGTACTCCACGAACTTGCCTTCCTCCAGCGCGGCCCGCAGCGCGTTGACCGCCTTCTTCGACCCGGTGCCGCCGACCCGGTCGTCCAGGAAGGAAGCGAGGGTGTACTCGGCTCCGACCCTGCGGTCGAGCATCGCTTCCCGCAGTTGCGGACCGCCGCCGGCGGTCTCGAACTCCTCGCAGTACGGACAGCGGGGATCCTCATGCAGGTGCACGGTCACCGGCGTCTCGGGATCGCCGACCGTGAGGGTGGTGCAGTCCGCATCGAGTTTCTCCGGCAGTTCCTCTGCGCTCGCGAGGTCAGGCCCGTACCGCGCATGTCGCTGCCCACACCCCACCAACATCAGCACTGCGGCCGCGCACACCCCAACCCCCCCCCACCCCTTACGCACCATGCGTCATCCTCTCCCCTTGAGAACAGCGCGAACTCAGATCATCCGTACGACAACCGCACCAGGAATACCCCTCACCAGGCCCCCCGGGGGTGCTCTGCTGGCGCAGTCTCCGTCCGTGTGTCTGGTGTGGCTACGCAGCGAGGGTGGTGGTTTCCCTGCTCCGGTCGTCGCGGCCCATCAGGCGGCGCTCACAGAGGAGCCAAGTCGCTTCCACGGCCCGATGTAGGGGACGCCGGGCGAGGTGGAGCTCGGACAGAGGTGTGGGCGGGGACGGGCACGCGCCCGCTCCTCGCCCCTGCCCATGTGCCGTCCGCGTCCACCAGGATCTGCAGCGCTGGCCGCCCGTTGCGACCGCCGAGCGCGCCTCGGGCGCGCACCCCGAGCGTGCATCGCGCGTACCAGACGCGTGCATCGTGCATACCCGCCGCCCGGCAAAATGCGTCCCAACATCGGCGATGCGATCCCCGGTGACACGGTCGGCCCCCGGCATCCCGCGCGCCCGCCGGCGGGCCGGCTCTGGACGCTGCCTTGATCGGGCCGGAGTCAGCTCGCCCAGCCGTCCAAGCATCGGCCTTGGCCAACGTTGATCCGTTTGCGTTGCCCGAAATTGCAGACAGAACTGTCGACGGTTTCCACCACCGGTGGAGGGTACCTGCGCTGTCGTGACCGGCCACGGTGGAAAGCGAG contains these protein-coding regions:
- a CDS encoding metalloregulator ArsR/SmtB family transcription factor, which translates into the protein MDALLSALADPARWRLVALLAERPRSVGVLAQLAGARQPQTTKHLQALERAGVVTSQRTGQRRVYALQPIPLRDLATALNRLADAADEAGTRETYDRYGLDLDAERSAAQEPGWADGRSFAFRRSLAARPDTVWRHLTEDSLAARWWAPDGLRVSELVFEARPGGRIVLEYREDEDADDSAAVVGRARGAVEEVRPAERLAYRLSPFLPDGGLAFTGHLVFDLRPATNGTDLEVLYRITDSTVESADFVAGIEIGFGQSLDRLAALVAAAPHTTEFTEHDPDTRSTT
- a CDS encoding DsbA family protein; translation: MVRKGWGGVGVCAAAVLMLVGCGQRHARYGPDLASAEELPEKLDADCTTLTVGDPETPVTVHLHEDPRCPYCEEFETAGGGPQLREAMLDRRVGAEYTLASFLDDRVGGTGSKKAVNALRAALEEGKFVEYHEVLYANQPEESTDGHTDAYLLQLAGKVKGLGGPEFDAAVRSMKYRGFVTDSQKAYERAGGAREPEAPVNPPR